Proteins from a genomic interval of Hydrogenophaga sp. PAMC20947:
- a CDS encoding acyl-CoA synthetase — protein MTAQPNSSQPLAETLAEPFAPVQPVRNATDVRALEQMPLAQRIQPRSTYELIRNSAAAFGAKTAFTFLPTAEPDAPAVRWSYAQLLQGVHQTANALHRLGLQAGDAVAVLLPGCLEYHLALWGGAAAGIVQPLNPLLSDEKLTALMNAAKARVLIAWGDEASEGEAGLWAKAQRIRHQVPSLQTVLRVAPHGEASAPALTDGNAAFQTLIAAEPDDHLVSGRLIAPTDIAAYFHTGGTTGAPKLARHSHGAQVFTAWACVQLQGVRVDDVAINGYPLFHVAGVLPGALTSLSAGAETVIPTNALFRNKAVIANFWKLVETHKVSVLSGVPTVLSALANVPVGDADTSSLRYGRTGAAPMPADLAARLKKLLGIQVHESLGMTEMAGISTITPPGMSAPPGCVGIRLPYTQWRIVALDEQGGASDRECAPGEAGMVLFKSPNLFSGFLDAHDNTKAFTHDGWLATGDLGFIDEQERLHLSGRSKDLIIRSGHNIDPKVIEDALAAHPAVQLCAAVGAPDAYAGELPVVFATLIPGATATEEELLAFVCAGVDEPPARPKRLTILETMPMTNVGKIYKPDLRVLAAAANSAKSAA, from the coding sequence ATGACCGCCCAGCCCAACAGCAGCCAGCCCTTGGCTGAGACCCTTGCCGAACCGTTTGCGCCGGTGCAGCCAGTGCGCAACGCCACCGACGTGCGGGCGCTGGAGCAAATGCCCCTGGCGCAGCGCATTCAACCGCGCAGCACCTACGAGCTGATCCGCAACAGCGCAGCGGCATTCGGCGCCAAAACGGCCTTCACCTTCCTGCCGACAGCCGAGCCTGACGCACCGGCAGTGCGTTGGTCGTACGCCCAGCTGCTGCAGGGTGTGCACCAAACCGCCAACGCCTTGCACCGCCTCGGCTTGCAGGCTGGTGACGCCGTGGCCGTGTTGCTGCCCGGCTGTCTTGAATACCACCTGGCCCTTTGGGGCGGCGCGGCTGCGGGCATCGTGCAACCGCTCAATCCGCTGCTCAGCGACGAAAAGCTGACCGCCCTGATGAATGCCGCCAAAGCCCGTGTGCTCATCGCCTGGGGTGACGAAGCCAGCGAAGGCGAAGCTGGCCTGTGGGCCAAGGCCCAGCGCATACGCCACCAGGTCCCCAGCCTGCAAACTGTGCTTCGCGTGGCGCCGCACGGTGAAGCTTCAGCGCCAGCGTTGACCGATGGCAATGCAGCCTTCCAAACGCTCATCGCCGCCGAGCCCGACGATCACCTGGTCAGCGGCCGCCTCATCGCGCCCACCGACATCGCCGCCTACTTCCACACCGGCGGCACCACAGGCGCGCCCAAGCTCGCGCGCCACAGCCACGGTGCCCAGGTGTTCACTGCATGGGCCTGCGTGCAGCTGCAAGGCGTGCGGGTGGACGACGTGGCGATCAACGGCTACCCCTTGTTCCACGTCGCCGGCGTGTTGCCTGGCGCTCTCACCTCGCTGAGCGCCGGCGCAGAAACCGTGATCCCCACCAATGCGCTGTTCCGCAACAAGGCGGTGATCGCCAACTTCTGGAAGCTCGTGGAAACGCACAAAGTCAGCGTGCTCTCGGGCGTGCCCACCGTGTTGTCCGCGCTCGCCAATGTGCCCGTGGGCGACGCCGACACCAGCTCACTGCGCTATGGACGCACTGGCGCCGCACCCATGCCTGCCGACCTGGCCGCGCGTTTGAAGAAATTGCTCGGCATTCAGGTGCACGAAAGCCTGGGCATGACCGAAATGGCCGGCATCTCCACCATCACCCCCCCCGGCATGAGCGCCCCACCCGGTTGCGTGGGCATCCGCCTGCCCTACACCCAGTGGCGCATCGTGGCGCTGGACGAACAAGGCGGTGCCAGCGACCGCGAATGTGCACCGGGCGAGGCCGGCATGGTGCTGTTCAAGAGCCCCAACCTGTTCTCCGGTTTTCTGGACGCACACGACAACACCAAGGCGTTTACCCACGATGGCTGGCTCGCCACCGGTGACCTGGGCTTCATCGACGAGCAAGAGCGCCTGCATCTGAGCGGTCGCTCCAAAGACCTCATCATCCGCAGCGGCCACAACATCGACCCCAAAGTCATCGAAGACGCCCTGGCCGCCCACCCCGCCGTGCAGCTCTGCGCAGCGGTCGGCGCGCCCGACGCTTACGCCGGTGAACTGCCCGTGGTCTTCGCCACACTCATTCCCGGCGCCACCGCCACCGAAGAAGAGTTGCTGGCATTTGTGTGTGCCGGCGTGGACGAGCCACCTGCCCGGCCCAAGCGCCTGACGATTCTGGAGACCATGCCCATGACCAATGTGGGCAAGATCTACAAGCCGGACTTGCGGGTGCTTGCGGCGGCGGCCAACTCCGCCAAATCAGCGGCCTGA
- a CDS encoding lysylphosphatidylglycerol synthase domain-containing protein — MKRSILRVIMIGLLLLASGYFLYHLWGNFHQLPNVVWNKATVVALSLSVLGTWVTIALIALIWVLLLRDQNVQMPYLEALQIIAVSQMGKYLPGNIGHFTGRVLLGKAAGVPAGKTIATMAIETFWTLAISASFTLAALVFFVHDLHQGLVDNAHPVYMAALSIALLLAPFVGIQVFNVMLPKLSRKLGRGALLVRPQLTTAVMVSLLMMLCFAILGSILELQAISLFGHGEGNWLQLTLLFTVAWTVGYMLPGAPGGLGVREAMMMQLLTPVIGIEVALGVSLTMRATSMVGDASAFLLGMLFRPTQKKQPAI; from the coding sequence ATGAAGCGCTCCATCCTTCGGGTGATCATGATTGGCCTGCTGCTGCTGGCCAGCGGTTATTTTTTATATCACCTCTGGGGCAACTTTCACCAACTGCCCAACGTTGTGTGGAACAAGGCAACCGTTGTGGCCCTGAGCCTTTCGGTGCTGGGTACCTGGGTAACGATCGCTCTGATTGCCTTGATCTGGGTGTTGCTGTTGCGTGATCAAAACGTACAAATGCCCTACCTGGAAGCGCTGCAGATCATCGCCGTTTCACAGATGGGCAAGTACCTTCCGGGAAATATCGGTCACTTCACCGGCCGCGTGCTGCTCGGCAAGGCAGCTGGCGTTCCCGCGGGAAAGACCATTGCCACCATGGCAATCGAGACCTTCTGGACCCTGGCTATCAGTGCCAGCTTCACCTTGGCCGCGCTTGTATTCTTTGTGCACGACCTGCACCAGGGGCTGGTGGACAACGCGCACCCGGTTTACATGGCGGCCTTGAGCATCGCCCTGTTGCTGGCCCCCTTTGTTGGCATTCAGGTCTTCAATGTCATGCTGCCCAAGCTCAGTCGAAAACTGGGTCGAGGCGCGTTGCTGGTCAGACCCCAGTTGACAACAGCGGTGATGGTTTCGCTACTCATGATGCTTTGCTTCGCCATCCTGGGCAGCATCCTGGAGCTACAAGCCATCTCGCTTTTTGGTCATGGCGAGGGGAACTGGCTCCAACTGACCCTGCTTTTCACTGTCGCATGGACGGTCGGATACATGTTGCCTGGCGCCCCGGGTGGACTTGGCGTGCGCGAAGCCATGATGATGCAATTGCTCACACCCGTAATTGGTATCGAGGTCGCTTTGGGGGTCAGTCTGACCATGCGAGCCACATCCATGGTTGGGGACGCCTCGGCCTTCTTGCTGGGCATGCTGTTCCGCCCGACCCAGAAAAAACAGCCTGCTATTTGA
- a CDS encoding DEAD/DEAH box helicase family protein, with translation MTPEARARQTIDALLTAAGWHVCNVASANIHAATGVAIREFPLNPGHGFADYLLYVNGKACGVIEAKKEGATLSGVEVQSALYAQGLPAALPAWRRPLPFVFESTGVETRFTNGLDPQPRARPLFAFFRPELLVQWLTYLPVQAGSASAASEPDQAPTFLVRLQQRPTLVTEWGQGGASFKLWPVQITAIRNLEESLAANKPRALIQMATGSGKTFTSISFIYRLIKFGGVRRVLFLVDRGNLARQTKKEFDAYASPHNAYKFGEEYIVQHLQGNQLDKNARQESCGEIGAAQAGTCSQGGSKPSGQGLGSGEYLAHQDGQKPPDQVAILVAAFEVHRGAGGNCGRCRCFVAPAGGREGDPGGGRYGVVSLSALVGHLRPGLVERVSGSGGAFAVREQRMTGHSWADLWFYAICILHKNR, from the coding sequence ATGACGCCAGAGGCCCGTGCCCGCCAGACCATTGATGCGCTGCTCACCGCGGCGGGTTGGCACGTCTGCAATGTGGCCAGCGCCAACATCCACGCAGCCACGGGCGTGGCCATTCGCGAGTTTCCCCTCAACCCCGGTCACGGCTTCGCCGACTACCTGCTTTACGTCAACGGCAAAGCCTGTGGCGTGATCGAGGCGAAGAAAGAGGGCGCTACCCTGAGTGGCGTGGAAGTACAAAGCGCCCTCTACGCCCAAGGCCTGCCCGCCGCCTTGCCGGCCTGGCGCCGGCCGCTGCCCTTCGTGTTCGAGTCCACCGGGGTGGAAACCCGCTTCACCAACGGGCTCGATCCCCAGCCCCGCGCCCGACCGCTGTTTGCCTTCTTCCGACCCGAGCTGCTGGTGCAATGGTTGACCTATTTGCCGGTGCAGGCGGGTTCAGCTTCAGCAGCCAGCGAGCCTGATCAGGCGCCCACCTTCCTCGTCCGCCTGCAACAAAGGCCTACGCTGGTCACCGAATGGGGTCAGGGCGGCGCCAGCTTCAAGCTCTGGCCTGTGCAGATCACCGCCATCCGCAACCTGGAGGAAAGCCTGGCCGCCAACAAGCCGCGCGCCCTGATCCAGATGGCCACCGGCAGCGGCAAAACGTTTACCAGCATCAGCTTCATCTACCGCCTCATCAAGTTTGGCGGCGTGCGCCGTGTGCTGTTTCTGGTGGACCGCGGCAACCTCGCGCGCCAGACCAAAAAAGAGTTCGACGCCTACGCCTCGCCCCACAACGCCTACAAGTTCGGCGAGGAATACATCGTCCAGCACCTGCAAGGCAACCAGCTCGATAAAAATGCCCGCCAAGAAAGCTGCGGCGAAATCGGTGCAGCCCAAGCAGGCACCTGCAGCCAAGGCGGCAGCAAGCCAAGCGGACAAGGTCTTGGCTCGGGCGAATACCTCGCTCACCAAGATGGGCAAAAACCGCCCGACCAAGTTGCCATCCTTGTTGCGGCATTTGAAGTCCATCGTGGGGCAGGGGGCAACTGTGGACGATGCCGATGCTTTGTCGCGCCGGCTGGAGGCCGCGAAGGTGATCCAGGTGGTGGGCGATATGGTGTTGTATCCCTGAGTGCTTTGGTGGGGCACTTGAGGCCAGGGCTTGTTGAACGCGTCAGCGGTTCGGGGGGTGCATTCGCTGTTCGCGAACAGCGAATGACAGGCCATAGCTGGGCTGATTTGTGGTTTTATGCAATATGCATACTGCATAAAAATAGATAA
- the rpoD gene encoding RNA polymerase sigma factor RpoD, with translation MPAKKSSTPAVSSTKVAAKAKNSAAVPKAPPKKVPSVTAKIPAKTATRSKAAAAEELDTVDTTVEPKKKAGRPAKAAGDKPAAKRGPKAKAGAKSKSRSDDDDTDMSDIEDDLQGEPEEASTDTTEVVEKVKPLRMKISKAKERALMKEFGLDETVLSEEEAKSRREHIKALIKLGKTRGYLTHGEINDHLPDKLVDAETLEVVVAMLNDMGVAVYEQTPDAEALIITDNAPSGSSEEEAEEAAEAALSTVDSEFGRTTDPVRMYMREMGTVELLTREGEIEIAKRIEGGLHDMMAAISESPATIAEILLLSEDIREGKIVISTVVDGFADANAADDYVAEEDFDEYDEEDDDDGKGGSKALTRKLEELKREALERFDTMRNLFEKLHKTYDKEGYGTPTYVKTQQAITEKLMSIRFTAKSIEKLCGTMRSQVDDVRKKEREMRRIIVDKCGMPQEKFIADFPANLLNQQWVVKQAASGKPWSVIMERNIPPVQELQQGLLDIQNSVVVPIAHLKDIHKRMNSGESTSRDAKKEMIEANLRLVISIAKKYTNRGLQFLDLIQEGNIGLMKAVDKFEYRRGYKFSTYATWWIRQAITRSIADQARTIRIPVHMIETINKMNRISRQHLQEHGFEPDASILAEKMEMPEEKIRKIMKIAKEPISMETPIGDDDDSHLGDFIEDSANTAPIEAAMQAGLRDVVKEILDSLTPREAKVLRMRFGIEMSTDHTLEEVGKQFDVTRERIRQIESKAVRKLKHPSRSDKLRSFIDSM, from the coding sequence ATGCCTGCGAAGAAGTCCAGTACGCCTGCCGTGTCCAGCACCAAAGTCGCCGCCAAGGCCAAAAACAGCGCAGCTGTGCCCAAGGCGCCGCCTAAGAAAGTTCCCTCTGTGACTGCCAAGATCCCTGCCAAAACCGCTACCCGCAGCAAAGCCGCTGCCGCCGAAGAGCTCGATACCGTGGACACCACGGTCGAGCCCAAGAAAAAAGCAGGCCGTCCTGCCAAAGCCGCCGGTGACAAGCCCGCTGCCAAACGTGGCCCCAAGGCCAAAGCTGGCGCCAAAAGCAAGAGCCGCAGCGACGATGACGACACCGACATGTCCGACATCGAAGACGACCTGCAAGGTGAGCCGGAAGAAGCCAGCACCGACACCACCGAAGTGGTGGAAAAGGTCAAGCCTTTGCGCATGAAAATCAGCAAGGCCAAAGAGCGCGCGCTGATGAAAGAATTCGGCCTGGACGAAACCGTCCTGTCTGAAGAAGAAGCCAAATCCCGCCGCGAGCACATCAAGGCCCTGATCAAGCTGGGCAAGACCCGCGGCTACCTGACCCACGGCGAAATCAACGACCACCTCCCCGACAAGCTGGTCGACGCCGAGACGCTGGAAGTTGTGGTCGCCATGTTGAACGACATGGGCGTGGCCGTTTACGAACAAACGCCCGATGCCGAAGCGCTGATCATCACAGACAACGCGCCGTCCGGCTCCAGCGAAGAAGAAGCCGAAGAAGCCGCTGAAGCCGCCCTGTCCACCGTGGACAGCGAATTCGGCCGCACCACCGACCCTGTGCGCATGTACATGCGCGAAATGGGCACCGTGGAGCTGCTCACGCGTGAAGGCGAAATCGAAATCGCCAAGCGCATCGAAGGCGGCTTGCACGACATGATGGCCGCGATCAGCGAAAGCCCCGCCACCATCGCCGAGATCCTGTTGTTGTCCGAAGACATCCGCGAAGGCAAGATCGTCATCTCCACCGTGGTGGACGGTTTTGCCGATGCCAACGCAGCCGATGACTACGTGGCAGAAGAAGACTTCGACGAATACGACGAAGAAGACGACGACGACGGCAAAGGCGGCTCCAAGGCGCTGACCCGCAAGCTCGAAGAACTCAAGCGCGAAGCGCTGGAGCGTTTCGACACCATGCGCAACCTGTTTGAGAAGCTGCACAAGACCTACGACAAAGAAGGTTACGGCACGCCCACCTACGTCAAGACCCAGCAGGCGATTACTGAAAAGCTGATGAGCATTCGCTTCACCGCGAAATCGATCGAGAAGCTCTGCGGCACCATGCGCAGCCAGGTCGACGATGTGCGCAAGAAAGAGCGCGAAATGCGCCGCATCATTGTCGACAAGTGCGGCATGCCCCAGGAAAAATTCATTGCCGACTTTCCCGCCAACCTGCTCAACCAGCAGTGGGTGGTGAAGCAGGCCGCTTCGGGCAAGCCCTGGAGCGTGATCATGGAACGCAACATCCCGCCTGTGCAGGAATTGCAACAAGGTCTGCTGGATATCCAGAACAGTGTGGTGGTGCCGATCGCGCACCTGAAAGACATCCACAAGCGCATGAACTCGGGTGAATCCACCTCGCGTGATGCGAAGAAAGAGATGATCGAGGCCAACCTGCGTCTGGTGATCTCGATCGCCAAGAAGTACACCAACCGTGGCCTGCAGTTCCTTGACCTGATCCAGGAAGGCAACATCGGTCTGATGAAGGCGGTCGACAAGTTCGAATACCGCCGTGGCTACAAGTTCTCGACCTACGCCACCTGGTGGATCCGTCAGGCCATCACCCGCTCGATCGCCGACCAGGCGCGCACCATTCGCATCCCGGTGCACATGATCGAGACCATCAACAAGATGAACCGCATCAGCCGCCAGCACTTGCAGGAACACGGCTTCGAACCCGATGCGTCCATCCTGGCTGAAAAGATGGAGATGCCTGAGGAAAAGATCCGCAAGATCATGAAGATCGCGAAAGAGCCGATCTCGATGGAAACCCCCATCGGCGACGACGACGATTCGCACCTGGGCGATTTCATCGAAGACTCGGCCAACACAGCGCCTATCGAAGCTGCCATGCAGGCCGGTCTGCGCGACGTGGTTAAAGAGATCCTCGACAGCCTCACGCCGCGCGAAGCCAAAGTGTTGCGCATGCGCTTCGGTATCGAGATGTCCACCGACCACACGCTGGAAGAAGTGGGCAAACAGTTCGACGTGACCCGCGAACGCATTCGCCAGATCGAGAGCAAGGCCGTGCGCAAACTCAAGCACCCCAGCCGCTCGGACAAGCTGCGCAGCTTCATCGATTCGATGTAA